From the Azospirillum formosense genome, one window contains:
- a CDS encoding PAS domain-containing protein translates to MQLLDQVESEQQRIADDIEHVLVALTEMGVGRLPPAACQETLLRIKAKYPPYLAVSVSDRSGTIWCSTEPQARGLSVADRSYWQEALASGKQANGATLTSRTTGRPSIPFALAYRDETGAPAGVVAVLLDTTWLNLFLRQKNLPDDSEVVIADRSGIVLAHQPDTPDTVGKPLTTPYQAMLDRGERRVVEAPGPDGRMRVTAVSPLAAGVPNLYVHVSLDKDRSMTPVNEAARRTLVIFGGLFLFAGLTVGWSLWRFLRAHELARSNALRMAAVLGSTVDGVIELNRDWRFTYLNDKAISLIAQGRDLRGRSLWDAFPELVDTPLWHKAHQAMVDQTPTDAEFRGARTERWFWMRAFPNADGMSVYLLDITRRRQAEDDLRKSKDRLSLALESARAGSFDWDLTTGQGHWSEETFFIFGLDPAVHEPTSAVWRSVVHPDDFDIATLKAQTEMLAERRAYIRLEYRIIQPGGAIRWVSSIGRVSYGPDGTPLHFSGLNLDITERKALEEALRRSEERLTIALAASEAGIWDFDLRDRTLAWSDGMYRLYGVTPDTFTPGENSFFELVHPADRDTVRRFTKDVLEARRSDYRGEFRILHPREGVRWIMAIGRPVYENGRLVRLSGLNLDITGRKAMEEALRDAKAKADEANVSKSKFLAAASHDLRQPLQSALLFAGVLQRHVDPEKGRGPLASLERALETLKNLLDSLLDVSRLDAGVITPQVGTLPLRPLLEEIEAAYAPIAASKGLEFAVAQPAPELAVRSDRLLLGRMLRNLVENAIRYTEAGYVRVSCQASNGTVRITVQDSGIGISAEQQTKVFEEFHQVGNPERDRSQGLGLGLAIVQRLSRLLNHPVSVRSEPAHGSVFSIEAPRAAAPAMPLPAPEAEAAPSGDGRLAVLVEDDVIVLMGLRTIFQEWGYEVVVAGSAEQALERLRGLARRPDLIIADYRLRNGRIGTDAIVQIRGQVGSPVPAIILTGEIGTDCDRDAAALGLAVVRKPITPRQLQGAIQDLLNHNPLSQTGD, encoded by the coding sequence ATGCAACTTCTGGATCAGGTCGAGTCCGAACAGCAGCGCATCGCGGATGACATTGAACACGTCCTGGTTGCTCTTACCGAAATGGGAGTCGGCCGGCTGCCTCCTGCGGCCTGCCAGGAGACACTTCTTCGGATCAAGGCCAAGTACCCCCCCTACCTGGCTGTGAGCGTCAGCGACCGGTCCGGCACCATCTGGTGCTCCACCGAACCGCAGGCGCGCGGCCTGTCGGTCGCCGACCGCAGCTATTGGCAGGAGGCGCTGGCCAGCGGCAAGCAGGCCAATGGAGCCACCCTGACGTCCCGCACCACCGGGCGCCCCTCCATCCCCTTCGCCCTGGCCTACAGGGACGAGACCGGCGCTCCGGCGGGGGTGGTCGCCGTGTTGCTCGACACCACCTGGCTGAACCTGTTCCTGCGCCAGAAGAACCTGCCCGACGACTCGGAGGTGGTGATCGCCGACCGGTCCGGCATCGTCCTGGCGCACCAGCCGGACACGCCGGACACCGTCGGCAAGCCATTGACCACGCCCTACCAGGCCATGCTGGACCGTGGGGAGCGGCGCGTGGTCGAGGCGCCCGGACCGGACGGCCGGATGCGGGTCACCGCGGTGTCTCCGTTGGCCGCCGGCGTCCCCAACCTCTATGTCCATGTCAGCCTCGACAAGGACCGCTCCATGACGCCGGTCAACGAGGCGGCACGGCGCACCCTCGTGATCTTCGGCGGGCTTTTCCTGTTCGCCGGGCTGACCGTCGGCTGGAGCCTGTGGCGCTTCCTGCGCGCGCACGAGTTGGCGCGCAGCAACGCGCTGCGCATGGCCGCGGTGCTCGGCAGCACGGTGGACGGCGTGATCGAGCTGAATCGCGACTGGCGCTTCACCTACCTGAACGACAAGGCGATCTCCCTGATCGCTCAGGGCCGCGACCTGCGCGGCCGGTCGCTGTGGGACGCCTTTCCGGAGCTGGTCGACACCCCGCTGTGGCACAAGGCCCATCAGGCGATGGTCGATCAGACGCCCACCGACGCCGAGTTCCGGGGCGCGCGCACCGAACGCTGGTTCTGGATGCGGGCCTTTCCCAACGCCGACGGCATGTCCGTCTATCTTCTCGACATCACCCGGCGGCGCCAGGCCGAGGACGACCTGCGCAAGAGCAAGGACCGGCTGAGCCTCGCGCTGGAATCGGCCAGGGCGGGGTCCTTCGATTGGGACCTGACGACCGGCCAGGGCCACTGGTCGGAGGAGACCTTCTTCATCTTCGGGCTCGATCCCGCCGTGCACGAGCCGACCAGCGCCGTCTGGCGGTCGGTGGTCCATCCCGACGATTTCGACATCGCCACGCTGAAGGCCCAGACGGAAATGCTCGCCGAGCGGCGCGCCTACATCCGCCTGGAGTATCGCATCATCCAGCCCGGCGGCGCCATCCGCTGGGTCTCGTCGATCGGGCGCGTCAGCTATGGCCCCGACGGCACACCGCTGCATTTCAGCGGCCTGAACCTCGACATCACCGAGCGCAAGGCGCTGGAGGAGGCGCTGCGCCGCAGCGAGGAGCGGCTGACCATCGCGCTGGCCGCGTCGGAAGCCGGCATCTGGGATTTCGACCTGCGTGACCGGACGCTGGCCTGGTCGGACGGCATGTACCGGCTGTACGGGGTCACCCCGGACACCTTCACGCCCGGCGAGAACAGCTTCTTTGAGCTGGTCCACCCGGCCGACCGGGACACGGTGCGCCGCTTCACGAAGGACGTGCTGGAGGCCCGGCGCTCCGATTACCGGGGGGAGTTCCGCATCCTCCACCCGCGCGAGGGGGTGCGCTGGATCATGGCGATCGGGCGCCCCGTCTATGAGAATGGCCGTCTGGTCCGGCTCAGCGGATTGAACCTCGACATCACCGGGCGCAAGGCGATGGAGGAGGCTCTGCGCGACGCCAAGGCCAAGGCCGACGAAGCCAATGTGTCGAAGTCGAAGTTCCTGGCCGCGGCCAGCCACGACCTGCGCCAGCCGCTGCAATCCGCCCTGCTGTTCGCCGGAGTCCTGCAACGCCACGTCGATCCCGAAAAGGGGCGCGGCCCGCTCGCCTCCCTGGAGCGGGCGCTGGAGACGCTGAAGAATCTGCTCGACAGCCTGCTCGACGTCTCCCGCCTGGATGCCGGCGTCATCACACCGCAGGTCGGCACGCTGCCCCTGCGCCCGTTGCTGGAGGAAATCGAGGCGGCCTACGCCCCCATCGCCGCCAGCAAGGGGCTGGAATTCGCCGTCGCCCAACCCGCCCCGGAGTTGGCGGTGCGCAGCGACCGGCTGCTGCTCGGCCGGATGCTCCGCAATCTGGTGGAGAACGCCATCCGCTACACCGAGGCGGGCTATGTCCGCGTGTCCTGCCAGGCGTCGAACGGGACCGTCCGCATCACCGTGCAGGACAGCGGAATCGGCATCTCGGCCGAGCAGCAGACCAAGGTGTTCGAGGAGTTCCATCAGGTCGGCAACCCGGAACGCGACCGCAGCCAGGGGCTCGGGCTGGGGCTGGCCATCGTGCAGCGGCTGTCGCGGCTGCTGAACCATCCGGTGTCGGTCCGCTCCGAGCCGGCCCACGGCTCGGTCTTCTCCATCGAGGCGCCGCGCGCCGCCGCCCCGGCCATGCCCCTTCCCGCCCCCGAGGCCGAGGCCGCCCCGTCCGGCGACGGCCGGCTGGCCGTTCTGGTCGAGGACGACGTGATCGTCCTGATGGGCTTGCGGACCATCTTCCAAGAATGGGGGTACGAGGTCGTGGTGGCCGGCTCCGCCGAGCAGGCGCTGGAACGGTTGCGCGGGCTGGCCCGCCGGCCCGACCTGATCATCGCCGATTACCGGCTGCGCAACGGCCGGATCGGCACGGACGCCATCGTGCAAATCCGCGGGCAGGTCGGCTCGCCGGTTCCCGCCATCATCCTGACCGGCGAGATCGGCACGGACTGCGACCGCGACGCGGCGGCGCTTGGACTCGCCGTGGTGCGCAAGCCGATCACGCCACGGCAGCTGCAAGGCGCCATCCAGGATCTCCTGAACCACAACCCGTTGAGCCAGACCGGGGATTGA
- a CDS encoding class I SAM-dependent methyltransferase, with amino-acid sequence MQTGYVRTYERIAPLYDALDLGYEVMWKRRLRRGTFQGLSGRILDAGAGTGCNIPFYPAGAHVTAVDASPAMLGRAARRADRLGRAVEFQVLDLAATGFPDGHFDHVVATFVFCVLPEELQVPVLREMRRILKPEGTLRILDYTQSERAAARLWMRVVSPWLSFAFGARYTAGYEAHLPRAGMGAVESRFVMGDCVKLVEARAA; translated from the coding sequence ATGCAGACCGGCTATGTGCGTACCTACGAACGCATCGCCCCGCTCTACGACGCGTTGGACCTCGGCTATGAGGTGATGTGGAAGCGGCGCCTGCGGCGGGGCACGTTCCAGGGCCTGTCCGGGCGCATCCTCGACGCCGGGGCCGGCACCGGCTGCAACATCCCCTTCTACCCAGCGGGCGCCCACGTGACCGCGGTGGACGCCAGCCCGGCCATGCTGGGCCGCGCCGCCCGGCGGGCGGACCGGCTGGGGCGGGCGGTGGAGTTCCAGGTGCTGGATCTCGCGGCCACCGGCTTTCCCGATGGCCACTTCGACCATGTGGTGGCGACCTTCGTCTTCTGCGTCCTGCCGGAGGAGCTTCAGGTGCCGGTGCTGCGCGAGATGCGGCGCATCCTGAAGCCGGAGGGGACGCTGCGCATCCTCGACTACACGCAGTCGGAGCGGGCGGCGGCCCGTCTGTGGATGCGCGTGGTGTCGCCCTGGCTGAGCTTCGCCTTCGGCGCCCGCTACACCGCCGGCTACGAGGCCCATCTGCCGCGGGCCGGCATGGGGGCGGTGGAGAGCCGCTTCGTGATGGGCGATTGCGTGAAGCTGGTGGAGGCCCGCGCGGCCTGA
- a CDS encoding ribonuclease J: protein MTFDNKRRRAAPKGGNRPNSNFGGNRPNTIVGDVRSGKSGGPRFQKNQNPKPYERPKATRPPGAPVPGPVPGHDEILFIPLGGCSRIGMNMALYGHAGKWLIVDAGVAFMGDEAPGIDSLMADPSFIEERMDEVVGLVVTHAHEDHIGAIHHLWPGLECPIYATPFAAHVIRDRLKETGGLRHARIRVFEPGASFEIGPFGIETITVTHSIPEPVSVAIHTKAGTVLHTGDWKFDPHPLVGPTMDLDALKRLGDRGVLAMMCDSTNANVDGTTGSEADARAGLIEAFAGRKGAIAVTGFASNVARMQAVAEAAAAHDRKVVLVGRSMLRMEKAARASGYLEKAPEFISIMEASWTPRRNLVFLCTGSQGEERAALSRLARDGHRDLWLESGDTVIFSARAIPGNEVVLADVQDHLKAKGVTVVTPADAPVHVSGHPKRDDLIRMYDLIRPRFSVPVHGTMEHLEAHARLARACGVERALVPEDGDILRIAREGTAVIGHMEAKRLANTGRELIPWTGLPVAEDADVLADAVEPMAA, encoded by the coding sequence ATGACGTTTGATAACAAGCGCCGCCGCGCGGCGCCCAAGGGCGGCAACCGCCCGAACTCGAATTTTGGCGGCAACCGCCCGAACACGATTGTTGGTGATGTGCGCAGCGGCAAGTCCGGCGGCCCGCGTTTCCAGAAGAACCAGAACCCCAAGCCCTACGAGCGTCCCAAGGCGACCCGTCCGCCGGGCGCTCCGGTTCCCGGCCCGGTGCCGGGCCACGACGAGATCCTGTTCATCCCGCTCGGCGGCTGTTCGCGCATCGGCATGAACATGGCGCTCTACGGTCATGCCGGAAAATGGCTGATCGTGGACGCCGGCGTCGCCTTCATGGGCGACGAGGCGCCGGGCATCGACAGCCTGATGGCCGACCCCTCCTTCATCGAGGAGCGGATGGACGAGGTGGTCGGGCTGGTCGTCACCCACGCCCATGAAGACCACATCGGCGCCATCCACCATCTGTGGCCGGGGCTGGAATGCCCGATCTACGCGACCCCCTTCGCCGCGCACGTCATCCGTGACCGGCTGAAGGAGACCGGCGGCCTGCGCCATGCCCGCATCCGGGTGTTCGAGCCGGGCGCCTCCTTCGAGATCGGCCCCTTCGGCATCGAGACCATCACCGTCACCCACTCGATCCCCGAGCCGGTGTCGGTGGCGATCCACACCAAGGCCGGCACGGTCCTGCACACCGGCGACTGGAAGTTCGACCCGCACCCGCTGGTCGGCCCGACCATGGACCTGGACGCGCTGAAGCGGCTGGGCGACCGCGGCGTGCTGGCGATGATGTGCGACAGCACCAACGCCAACGTCGACGGCACCACGGGGTCGGAGGCGGATGCCCGCGCCGGCCTGATCGAGGCCTTCGCCGGGCGCAAAGGCGCCATTGCGGTGACCGGCTTCGCGTCCAACGTCGCCCGCATGCAGGCGGTGGCGGAGGCCGCGGCGGCCCACGACCGCAAGGTGGTGCTGGTCGGCCGCTCGATGCTGCGCATGGAGAAGGCGGCCCGCGCCAGCGGCTATCTGGAAAAGGCTCCGGAGTTCATCTCCATCATGGAGGCCTCCTGGACGCCGCGCCGGAACCTCGTGTTCCTGTGCACCGGCAGCCAGGGCGAGGAGCGGGCGGCGCTGAGCCGGCTCGCCCGCGACGGCCACCGCGACCTGTGGCTGGAGAGCGGCGACACGGTGATCTTCTCCGCCCGCGCCATCCCCGGCAACGAGGTGGTGCTGGCCGACGTGCAGGACCATCTGAAGGCCAAGGGCGTGACGGTGGTGACCCCCGCCGACGCGCCGGTGCATGTGTCGGGCCACCCGAAGCGGGACGACCTGATCCGCATGTACGACCTGATCCGCCCGCGCTTCTCCGTGCCGGTGCACGGCACGATGGAGCATCTGGAGGCCCACGCCCGCCTCGCCCGCGCCTGCGGCGTGGAACGGGCGCTGGTTCCGGAGGACGGCGACATCCTGCGGATCGCCCGGGAAGGCACCGCGGTGATCGGGCACATGGAGGCCAAGCGCCTCGCCAACACCGGGCGCGAGCTGATTCCCTGGACGGGCCTGCCCGTCGCGGAGGACGCCGACGTCCTGGCCGACGCCGTGGAGCCGATGGCCGCCTGA
- a CDS encoding BON domain-containing protein, translating to MSDYESRWRNDQGARRDDDRWERDRGRGESREWSAGSHQNRGRDEFGQSNWGQSGSGQAGRSGMMGGGRQPGYGYEGQGREGFDYGRDYWRQQEGRGDYGQGSYGQGSYGQGSGNRDYGRSDYGRSDYGRDYGSRGSFGQGQRDWRSRDDRQNYEDRGDYGQDFGYRGGFGRSDYGSGAYGGRDYGSRDYGGMDYGSGSRGYGNRDYSSRDYGNRDYGRMGYGGGSGYGRNEDRGFFERAGDEVASWFGDEDAERRRRMDARNDDPGAQHHRGRGPRGYTRSDDRIREDVNDRLTDDPYIDASEIDVTVSNSEVTLSGTVGDRRTKRRAEDMAETISGVRHVQNNLRVREQTFGGTGTTAGASAMAGLGTTGSSNTGMSGTGMSGSTTGTSSTSGTGMSGTGMSGTSGSSDSTSRTGASSTTTGTTTGSSTTGSNIR from the coding sequence ATGTCCGACTATGAATCCAGGTGGAGGAACGACCAGGGCGCCCGCCGCGACGACGACCGGTGGGAGCGCGACCGCGGACGCGGCGAAAGCCGCGAGTGGAGCGCCGGTTCCCACCAGAACCGCGGCCGGGACGAGTTCGGTCAATCGAATTGGGGCCAATCCGGATCAGGTCAGGCCGGCCGTTCCGGCATGATGGGCGGCGGCCGCCAGCCGGGCTATGGTTATGAGGGCCAGGGCCGCGAAGGCTTCGATTACGGCCGCGACTATTGGCGCCAGCAGGAAGGCCGGGGCGACTACGGCCAGGGTTCCTATGGCCAGGGCTCCTATGGTCAGGGCTCCGGCAACCGCGATTACGGGCGCTCCGATTATGGCCGCTCCGATTATGGCCGCGACTACGGGTCCCGAGGCTCCTTCGGCCAGGGCCAGCGCGACTGGCGCTCCCGCGATGACCGCCAGAACTACGAAGACCGTGGCGACTACGGCCAGGACTTCGGTTACCGCGGCGGCTTCGGCCGCTCCGATTACGGCAGCGGGGCCTATGGCGGCCGCGATTACGGCAGCCGCGACTACGGCGGCATGGACTACGGCTCCGGCTCCCGCGGCTATGGGAACCGGGACTACAGCAGCCGCGATTACGGCAACCGCGACTATGGCCGGATGGGCTACGGCGGCGGAAGCGGCTACGGCCGCAACGAGGACCGCGGATTCTTCGAACGGGCGGGCGACGAGGTGGCCTCCTGGTTCGGTGACGAGGACGCGGAACGCCGCCGCCGCATGGACGCCCGCAACGACGATCCCGGCGCCCAGCACCACCGGGGCCGCGGGCCGCGCGGCTACACCCGCTCCGACGACCGCATCCGCGAGGATGTGAACGACCGCCTGACCGACGATCCCTACATCGACGCGTCGGAGATCGACGTGACCGTCAGCAACAGCGAGGTCACGCTGAGCGGCACGGTGGGCGACCGCCGGACCAAGCGCCGCGCCGAGGACATGGCCGAGACCATCTCCGGCGTCCGCCACGTGCAGAACAACCTGCGCGTCCGCGAGCAGACCTTCGGCGGCACCGGCACCACCGCCGGTGCGTCGGCGATGGCCGGGCTCGGCACCACCGGGTCCTCGAACACTGGCATGAGCGGCACCGGCATGAGCGGGTCCACGACGGGCACGTCGAGCACCTCCGGGACCGGCATGTCCGGCACCGGGATGAGCGGAACCTCCGGCAGTTCGGACAGCACCAGCCGCACCGGCGCCTCCAGCACCACCACGGGCACCACCACGGGCAGCAGCACGACCGGCAGCAACATCCGCTGA
- a CDS encoding glycoside hydrolase family 15 protein: MASRIEDYALLGDCETAALLSAEGSIDWLCWPRFDSDACFAALLGTPENGRWLLRPSDPDARTTRRYRGDSLILETEFETAEGAVTMIDFMPPRGEASDVVRILRGRRGRVAMRMDLTLRFGYGHVVPWVTRIGPSTLRAIAGPDMVVLHTSAPIHGEDLSTVADFTVADGESLSFVMTYSPSHLPLPEPVDAEQALAETERFWEEWSGRCAYGGPWRDAVVRSLVTLKALTYRPTGGIVAAPTTSLPEQLGGVRNWDYRYCWLRDATLTLLALMNAGYLQEARDWRDWGMRTIAGSPQQIQIMYGIAGERRLLEWEVPWLPGYEGASPVRVGNAAAPQLQLDVYGEMMDAAHQARMRGIEIQPEAWHVQCALLDHMESVWDQPDEGIWEVRGGTQHFTHSKVMAWVAVDRMVKSAEKFGLDAPLERWKALRQAIFEDVCAHGFSKERNSFVQHYGASHVDAALLMLPMVGFLPVDDPRIQGTVAAIEEELLQDGLVLRYRTERTDDGLPNGEGVFLACSFWLADVYVLQGRKAEAEALFNRLLALRNDLGLLSEEYDTSAKRLVGNFPQAFSHIALINTAFNLTRAEKPAEQRQDGD, translated from the coding sequence ATGGCCTCCCGCATCGAGGATTATGCCCTTCTGGGAGACTGCGAAACCGCAGCCCTGCTGTCCGCCGAAGGTTCCATCGACTGGCTGTGCTGGCCGCGCTTCGATTCCGACGCCTGCTTCGCGGCACTTCTCGGCACGCCGGAGAACGGGCGCTGGCTGCTGCGCCCGAGCGACCCCGACGCCCGCACGACCCGGCGCTACCGCGGCGACAGCCTGATCCTGGAGACGGAGTTCGAGACGGCCGAGGGCGCCGTCACCATGATCGACTTCATGCCGCCGCGCGGCGAGGCGTCGGATGTCGTGCGCATCCTGCGCGGGCGGCGCGGGCGCGTCGCCATGCGGATGGACCTGACCCTGCGCTTCGGCTACGGGCACGTCGTGCCGTGGGTGACGCGGATCGGCCCGAGCACGCTGCGCGCCATCGCCGGGCCGGACATGGTCGTCCTGCACACCAGCGCCCCGATCCACGGCGAGGATCTGAGCACGGTCGCCGATTTCACCGTGGCGGATGGCGAGAGCCTCAGCTTCGTGATGACCTATTCTCCCTCGCACCTGCCTTTGCCTGAGCCGGTCGACGCCGAGCAGGCCCTGGCGGAGACCGAGCGGTTCTGGGAGGAGTGGAGCGGGCGCTGCGCCTACGGCGGCCCCTGGCGGGACGCGGTGGTGCGTTCCCTGGTCACGCTGAAGGCGCTGACCTACCGGCCGACCGGCGGCATCGTCGCGGCGCCGACCACCTCGCTTCCCGAGCAACTGGGCGGGGTGCGCAACTGGGACTACCGCTATTGCTGGCTGCGCGACGCCACCTTGACGCTGCTGGCGCTGATGAACGCCGGCTATCTGCAGGAGGCGCGCGACTGGCGCGACTGGGGCATGCGCACCATCGCCGGCAGCCCGCAGCAGATCCAGATCATGTACGGCATCGCCGGAGAGCGGCGCCTGCTGGAATGGGAGGTGCCGTGGCTGCCGGGCTACGAAGGCGCCAGCCCGGTCCGCGTCGGCAACGCCGCGGCCCCGCAGCTCCAGCTCGACGTGTATGGCGAGATGATGGACGCGGCGCACCAGGCGCGGATGCGCGGCATCGAGATCCAGCCGGAGGCCTGGCACGTCCAGTGCGCCTTGCTCGACCACATGGAATCGGTGTGGGACCAGCCCGATGAGGGAATCTGGGAAGTGCGCGGCGGGACGCAGCATTTCACCCATTCCAAGGTGATGGCCTGGGTCGCCGTGGACCGCATGGTGAAGAGCGCGGAGAAGTTCGGCCTGGACGCCCCGTTGGAGCGCTGGAAGGCGCTGCGGCAGGCCATCTTCGAGGATGTCTGTGCCCACGGCTTCTCGAAGGAGCGAAACAGCTTCGTTCAGCATTACGGGGCCAGCCATGTCGATGCGGCTCTGCTGATGCTGCCGATGGTCGGCTTCCTGCCGGTGGACGATCCCCGAATCCAGGGCACGGTCGCGGCCATCGAGGAGGAATTGCTTCAGGACGGGCTCGTCCTGCGCTACCGGACGGAGAGGACCGACGACGGGCTGCCCAACGGGGAAGGGGTGTTCCTCGCCTGCTCCTTCTGGCTGGCCGACGTCTATGTGCTGCAGGGGCGCAAGGCGGAGGCCGAGGCGCTGTTCAACAGGCTGCTCGCCCTGCGCAACGATCTGGGGTTGCTGTCGGAGGAGTACGACACGTCGGCGAAGCGGCTGGTCGGCAACTTCCCGCAGGCCTTCTCGCACATCGCGCTGATCAACACCGCCTTCAACCTGACCCGCGCCGAGAAGCCTGCGGAGCAACGCCAGGACGGCGACTGA
- a CDS encoding right-handed parallel beta-helix repeat-containing protein, with protein sequence MDTGRATARRHAPRPARLATIPLCAALVLAGLATAAAGTEPPTVSLRPGADIQAAVDRHPPGTRFRLEAGVHRLQSIVPKDGNRFSGAPGAVLSGARRLTAFVRHGSVWIARGQTQEGRVNAAEFCRPGFPRCARPEDLFIDDAPLLHVGSRAAVGPGRWFFDYGADEIVIGDDPAGRTVETSVTPRAFGGTASGVVIEALTIEKYAAPIQAAAVDAEFGPGWTVRNSVLRLNHGVGVNAGNGSRILGNRILDNGHAGFSGSGTDFLIAGNEIARNGYAGVDFHWEGGGGKITESAGGGLLRGNCVHDNVGAGLWADIDVHRLVIEDNLVFGNADNGITYEISYDGVIRGNRVADNGQRGQGWFWGAQILISSARGVKVYGNDIDVPAGYGNAVTVVSQDRAPYTPAVGNEIFDNRIVIRNADARVGAVTDVDTDNAAVAAGNRLYGNRYHLADPGERVWFWNDAEADWNAIRAQGQETASVVQGGLPPKTPLACPSGMLTEGKR encoded by the coding sequence ATGGACACCGGACGCGCCACAGCCCGGCGGCACGCACCCCGCCCTGCCCGCCTCGCGACGATTCCTCTCTGTGCCGCTCTTGTGCTGGCCGGGCTTGCGACGGCGGCGGCGGGAACGGAGCCTCCCACCGTCTCCCTGCGGCCCGGCGCCGACATCCAGGCGGCGGTGGACCGCCATCCTCCCGGCACGCGCTTCCGGCTGGAGGCCGGCGTCCACCGCCTGCAATCCATCGTTCCGAAGGACGGCAACCGCTTCTCGGGCGCACCCGGCGCCGTGTTGAGCGGCGCGCGGCGGCTCACCGCCTTCGTCCGCCACGGCTCCGTCTGGATCGCCCGCGGACAGACCCAGGAGGGCCGGGTCAACGCGGCGGAGTTCTGCCGCCCGGGCTTCCCCCGCTGCGCCCGCCCGGAGGACCTGTTCATCGACGACGCGCCGCTGCTGCATGTCGGCAGCCGGGCCGCCGTCGGGCCGGGACGCTGGTTCTTCGATTACGGCGCCGACGAGATCGTGATCGGCGACGATCCCGCCGGGCGCACCGTCGAGACCAGCGTCACCCCCCGCGCCTTCGGGGGCACGGCGTCGGGCGTCGTGATCGAGGCGCTGACCATCGAGAAATACGCCGCCCCCATCCAGGCCGCCGCCGTGGACGCGGAGTTCGGCCCCGGCTGGACCGTCCGCAACAGCGTCCTGCGCCTGAACCACGGGGTCGGCGTCAACGCCGGCAACGGCAGCCGCATCCTCGGCAACCGCATCCTCGACAACGGCCACGCCGGCTTTTCCGGTTCGGGGACGGATTTTCTGATCGCCGGCAACGAGATCGCCCGCAACGGCTATGCCGGCGTCGATTTCCATTGGGAGGGCGGCGGCGGCAAGATCACCGAATCCGCTGGCGGCGGGCTCCTCCGCGGCAATTGCGTCCACGACAATGTGGGGGCCGGACTCTGGGCCGACATTGATGTCCACCGGCTGGTGATCGAGGACAATCTGGTCTTCGGCAACGCCGACAACGGCATCACCTACGAAATCAGCTACGACGGGGTGATCCGCGGCAACCGGGTCGCCGACAACGGGCAGCGCGGCCAGGGCTGGTTCTGGGGGGCCCAGATCCTAATCTCCAGCGCGCGCGGCGTGAAGGTCTACGGCAACGACATCGACGTGCCGGCCGGCTACGGCAACGCGGTGACGGTGGTGTCCCAGGACCGCGCGCCCTACACCCCCGCGGTCGGCAACGAGATTTTCGACAACCGCATCGTCATCCGCAACGCCGACGCGCGCGTTGGCGCCGTTACCGACGTGGACACCGACAACGCGGCGGTCGCCGCCGGCAACCGGCTCTACGGCAACCGCTACCATCTGGCCGATCCGGGGGAGCGGGTCTGGTTCTGGAACGACGCGGAGGCCGACTGGAACGCCATCCGCGCCCAGGGGCAGGAGACGGCAAGCGTCGTCCAGGGCGGCCTTCCCCCGAAGACGCCGCTGGCCTGCCCCTCGGGGATGCTGACGGAAGGAAAACGCTGA
- a CDS encoding response regulator transcription factor: MLPCKDGARSPDAARRTPSFTTITPNRILAAFPLAAAPMNDSGPLGSYYRMSGGGRPLGEDQIVTAILHDETPLTRESLSTSLNLCGRGVRVLTAASLADLESVVRRDGAPDVALANFSGRLASDPEFRPRLAELLEVLGGIPLIMLSDSDETATALEAIRQGAHGYISTTVGLTMALEAIRLVAAGGIFVPATILHRLILEQGTVTEPLLHAALSVPAPAVNGKPHLTQLTPRQIAVLECLQEGKPNKVIAHQLGMRESTVKVHVRNILRRLGATNRTEAVCRVMREEE, encoded by the coding sequence ATGTTGCCGTGCAAAGACGGAGCGCGCTCGCCCGACGCCGCCCGCCGCACCCCATCCTTCACGACCATCACGCCCAACCGCATCCTGGCCGCCTTTCCCCTGGCCGCCGCCCCGATGAACGATTCCGGCCCGCTCGGCTCCTATTACCGGATGTCCGGCGGCGGACGGCCCCTGGGGGAGGATCAGATCGTCACCGCCATCCTGCACGACGAGACGCCGCTCACCCGGGAAAGCCTGTCCACCAGCCTGAACCTGTGCGGCCGGGGGGTACGGGTGCTGACGGCGGCGTCCCTGGCCGATCTGGAAAGCGTGGTGCGGCGGGACGGCGCGCCGGACGTGGCGCTGGCCAATTTCAGCGGGCGGCTCGCCTCCGATCCGGAGTTCCGGCCGAGGCTGGCCGAGCTTCTGGAGGTGCTGGGCGGCATTCCGCTCATCATGCTGTCGGATTCCGACGAGACGGCGACCGCGCTGGAGGCCATCCGGCAGGGCGCGCACGGCTACATCTCCACCACCGTCGGACTCACCATGGCGCTGGAGGCGATCCGTCTGGTGGCGGCCGGCGGCATCTTCGTTCCGGCGACCATCCTGCACCGGCTGATCCTGGAGCAGGGCACGGTGACGGAGCCGCTGCTTCACGCCGCGTTATCCGTGCCGGCGCCCGCGGTCAACGGCAAGCCCCACCTGACCCAACTGACCCCGCGCCAGATCGCCGTCCTGGAATGCCTTCAGGAAGGCAAGCCGAACAAGGTCATCGCCCACCAGCTGGGCATGCGGGAAAGCACCGTCAAAGTGCATGTGCGGAACATCCTGCGGCGGCTCGGCGCCACCAACCGGACGGAAGCGGTCTGCCGCGTCATGCGCGAGGAGGAGTGA